In a single window of the Coleofasciculus sp. FACHB-T130 genome:
- a CDS encoding single-stranded DNA-binding protein, protein MEAEHVEHYLKEIASALTRLADAADRISAPNPGEPKFTKTLAEYPGFDWQSISAKVVESESWEGHKLAKAVEWKGVIWKRRFRSKYGNDVWFSRAIGRENEENIYAHLILFKEYKEQNQSPVESLDSKVLQALKNVIKLPVGRNAPVPAPDNSNQNPRPAQPVETQQITPEAIDQNARIRAVRTLTGHSADQVKTWLAKYEAKAPVDLNSFQCDALVKWLCISWAFSRLGNQHLASESYTKFVPGAIASGQKEEEAMRDWMRQVESGVKGQVKP, encoded by the coding sequence ATGGAAGCCGAACACGTCGAACACTATCTTAAAGAGATTGCATCCGCGCTAACGCGGCTAGCAGATGCGGCAGACCGTATTTCAGCGCCCAATCCGGGCGAACCAAAATTTACGAAAACTCTCGCAGAATACCCTGGATTTGATTGGCAATCGATTAGCGCGAAAGTAGTTGAATCAGAATCATGGGAAGGGCATAAATTAGCGAAAGCTGTGGAGTGGAAAGGCGTAATCTGGAAGCGCCGCTTTCGCTCTAAATACGGCAACGATGTTTGGTTTTCTCGCGCCATTGGACGTGAGAATGAAGAAAATATCTACGCCCATTTGATTCTTTTTAAAGAGTATAAAGAGCAGAATCAATCGCCTGTCGAGTCTTTGGATTCCAAAGTTCTCCAAGCGCTCAAAAACGTTATCAAGCTTCCCGTTGGGAGAAACGCTCCTGTACCTGCACCCGATAACTCAAACCAGAACCCGCGCCCTGCCCAGCCGGTTGAAACCCAACAAATAACCCCGGAAGCGATTGACCAAAATGCAAGGATTCGCGCTGTCCGGACGCTCACCGGACATTCAGCCGACCAGGTAAAGACCTGGCTGGCGAAGTACGAGGCGAAGGCTCCTGTTGATTTGAATTCCTTCCAGTGCGATGCGCTCGTGAAGTGGCTCTGTATTAGTTGGGCGTTTAGCCGACTTGGGAATCAGCACCTCGCTTCTGAGTCGTATACGAAGTTTGTTCCAGGAGCGATCGCCTCTGGGCAGAAAGAGGAGGAAGCGATGCGAGATTGGATGCGACAAGTGGAAAGCGGAGTTAAGGGGCAGGTGAAACCGTGA
- a CDS encoding DNA cytosine methyltransferase, with product MTAKLISRPANIVRSSASKSESTSGSKLSLVELFAGAGGLAQGFLQTGHYDLIALTDIDTVAKQTFELNYPNPETEYICDDIKNLGRPSRLLKKANGRKVSGLLGGPPCQGFSLAGLRRPDDERNQYIGDYVRFVTALKPDFLLMENVPQVIFHPQFKALIKALNKDFEVQFTVLNAAQYGIAQTRHRAFVLAFRRELGVKPAFPAPTHAFTRQVVFNYRQQRLENSRCKSADKDGIFGADSSVVRAIKEIKANYRGLGEVKPLVNVWDAIGDLVNRSASSAPNHVPRVHKGKLLELIERIPEGGGLENIDSKYHPKSHYSQAYGRLHRHGLARTITTCFQNAGSGRFIHPIEPRTLTIREAARLQGFSDEFVFYGTLGDQMRLVGNAVPPLLAQVIADRIWQDLSTVL from the coding sequence ATGACAGCAAAACTAATTTCACGTCCTGCGAATATAGTTCGATCGTCAGCTAGCAAAAGCGAGTCTACGTCAGGTTCTAAATTAAGCCTAGTAGAACTATTTGCGGGTGCTGGCGGTCTTGCTCAAGGATTCCTGCAAACGGGGCATTACGACCTTATTGCCCTTACTGATATTGATACAGTTGCAAAACAGACGTTTGAATTAAACTACCCAAACCCTGAGACTGAGTACATTTGTGATGATATTAAGAACCTTGGAAGACCTAGCCGACTACTTAAGAAAGCTAATGGTCGAAAAGTTTCAGGCTTGTTGGGTGGGCCACCTTGTCAAGGATTTAGTTTGGCTGGATTAAGGCGACCTGATGACGAGCGCAATCAATATATTGGAGACTATGTGCGGTTTGTTACAGCCCTAAAGCCGGACTTCCTACTAATGGAGAACGTGCCGCAGGTCATCTTTCATCCCCAGTTCAAAGCTCTAATCAAAGCACTGAATAAAGATTTTGAGGTTCAGTTCACTGTTTTGAATGCAGCTCAGTATGGTATAGCCCAAACTCGACACCGGGCTTTTGTCTTGGCGTTTCGTCGAGAGCTAGGCGTCAAACCTGCTTTCCCTGCTCCTACTCACGCTTTTACAAGGCAGGTTGTTTTCAATTATCGCCAGCAGCGTTTAGAAAACTCGCGGTGCAAATCAGCCGATAAAGATGGCATTTTTGGTGCCGATTCTTCGGTTGTCCGTGCAATTAAAGAGATAAAGGCTAATTACCGAGGATTAGGAGAGGTAAAACCTTTAGTCAACGTGTGGGATGCGATCGGCGATCTAGTAAATCGTAGTGCTTCCTCAGCTCCTAACCATGTCCCCCGCGTTCACAAAGGCAAATTGCTAGAACTCATTGAGCGCATTCCTGAAGGTGGTGGGCTAGAGAATATTGACAGCAAGTATCACCCTAAAAGTCACTACTCTCAGGCCTACGGGCGCTTGCATCGTCATGGGCTTGCACGAACTATCACTACTTGTTTTCAGAATGCTGGAAGTGGGCGCTTCATTCACCCGATCGAGCCTCGCACCCTAACAATTCGTGAGGCAGCACGCTTACAAGGGTTTAGCGATGAGTTTGTGTTCTATGGAACCCTGGGAGATCAAATGCGTTTGGTAGGCAATGCTGTCCCACCACTACTAGCTCAGGTGATTGCCGATCGCATCTGGCAGGATCTTTCTACCGTTCTCTAA
- a CDS encoding helix-turn-helix transcriptional regulator, producing MTLLMKVRKVVEREFSGLGAQIKRLREADDRSLIQICAQVGMTPANWYKIENEETKVLPLETLRKIEAVLEADLGVTFDD from the coding sequence ATGACTCTCCTGATGAAGGTTAGAAAGGTTGTCGAGCGGGAATTCTCAGGACTGGGGGCGCAAATCAAGCGGCTTAGAGAGGCGGATGACCGCTCTTTGATCCAGATTTGCGCCCAGGTTGGCATGACACCAGCTAACTGGTACAAAATTGAGAACGAAGAAACTAAGGTCTTGCCCCTGGAAACTTTACGAAAAATCGAAGCTGTCCTAGAAGCTGATTTGGGCGTGACTTTCGATGATTAA
- a CDS encoding ATP-binding protein: MPKDPQDSSVSQRLLPKSRSRNGNKRREATSSEVSSVSEYQEPEEDSNDGDNGDRASITDESLATGSAYVGTLIAFEQKQSPNYLEQHFRIAPYVPSPKPGTMVAVEAITDDGRHSRILERVTNAWEVNPHEDAFSSNLREVIPIRTEYAEEGSSTVIYRVAAIEPLKEAILDESGNVLEIRDVQTLPRAGALVHMATGDQIVKALGLEDNLDRGIYVGALRGSDISVFLKRDVIQRHMLIVGGIGTGKSYTRGVLAEELRMLGVPQVNIDVNGEMVEAAEELGGINLEPGIDFQVPLSALTADDVINAIPSLNGNMVDLVRHAHEELLKASRKSGDHFLLNDLLDKIKAVGPELEMKTVTINPAKSRTESLGRITYLGTPYDWKSVLTPGAFININCKGLLVSDLRIITAAVARDLQRLGQAKEFPFVAFSIDEFHLVTPANQDSVALQVIRELARIGRHVRIGLILTTQSPQDVDRSILKRLLTRFLHAIEPDQLEALRGVLSDASDDLVKQLPKMPQGTCILTGAYETIRHATVVQVRKRSTTHGGATPDIWSDFEAAGWVGKRQISQPEETHE, encoded by the coding sequence ATGCCTAAAGATCCGCAAGACAGTTCTGTATCTCAACGTCTGTTACCTAAGAGTCGTTCGCGCAACGGAAACAAGAGGCGTGAGGCGACCAGCTCCGAGGTTTCATCCGTTTCAGAGTATCAAGAGCCGGAAGAAGACTCGAACGATGGGGACAATGGCGATCGTGCCTCTATTACTGACGAAAGTCTTGCAACCGGATCAGCCTATGTTGGCACACTGATTGCCTTCGAGCAGAAACAATCTCCAAACTATCTGGAGCAACATTTTCGGATTGCCCCTTATGTTCCCTCGCCAAAACCAGGAACGATGGTTGCGGTAGAGGCTATCACTGATGATGGTCGCCATAGTCGTATTTTGGAACGTGTGACCAATGCTTGGGAGGTCAACCCCCACGAAGACGCCTTTAGCTCTAACCTGCGAGAAGTGATACCAATTCGCACAGAATATGCCGAGGAAGGCTCATCGACCGTTATTTATCGTGTTGCAGCGATCGAGCCGCTAAAAGAAGCCATTCTAGATGAGAGTGGTAACGTACTAGAGATTCGAGATGTGCAAACTTTGCCCCGTGCCGGCGCTTTAGTCCACATGGCGACTGGCGATCAGATTGTGAAAGCGTTGGGGCTAGAGGACAACCTAGATCGAGGGATTTATGTCGGAGCTTTGCGAGGTAGCGACATTTCAGTTTTCCTGAAACGCGACGTAATCCAACGTCATATGCTCATTGTTGGAGGGATTGGCACGGGTAAAAGCTACACACGTGGAGTCCTAGCCGAAGAACTCCGTATGCTGGGAGTTCCGCAGGTCAACATCGATGTTAATGGCGAAATGGTTGAGGCAGCGGAAGAGCTAGGTGGAATTAATCTTGAACCAGGTATTGACTTTCAAGTGCCCCTCAGTGCTTTGACCGCAGACGATGTAATTAACGCAATTCCGAGCTTGAACGGCAACATGGTTGATCTCGTGCGTCATGCTCATGAAGAACTGCTGAAGGCTTCTAGGAAGTCAGGCGATCATTTTCTCTTGAACGATTTACTAGACAAAATTAAAGCGGTTGGTCCGGAATTAGAGATGAAAACCGTGACCATCAATCCTGCCAAGAGTCGAACGGAGAGCCTGGGACGAATTACATATTTGGGAACTCCCTATGACTGGAAATCCGTTCTTACGCCAGGAGCCTTTATCAATATCAACTGTAAGGGACTATTGGTGTCTGACCTGCGAATTATCACGGCTGCTGTAGCTCGCGATCTCCAGCGCTTGGGGCAAGCCAAAGAGTTTCCGTTTGTCGCGTTCTCAATCGATGAGTTTCACCTTGTCACCCCTGCGAACCAAGACAGTGTTGCACTTCAGGTTATACGAGAGCTTGCCCGTATTGGTCGGCACGTCCGCATCGGTTTAATTCTGACGACTCAATCCCCTCAAGACGTTGACCGTTCAATTTTGAAACGCTTGCTTACGCGATTTCTTCACGCGATCGAACCAGATCAGCTTGAAGCCTTACGAGGTGTGCTTTCTGATGCTTCAGATGATTTGGTTAAACAACTTCCCAAAATGCCTCAAGGAACTTGCATTTTGACGGGTGCTTACGAAACCATTCGCCACGCTACTGTGGTTCAGGTTCGCAAGCGATCGACGACACATGGTGGCGCAACTCCTGACATTTGGTCAGATTTTGAGGCGGCTGGTTGGGTTGGTAAGCGTCAAATTTCGCAGCCGGAGGAAACCCATGAGTAA